The Syngnathus scovelli strain Florida chromosome 13, RoL_Ssco_1.2, whole genome shotgun sequence genome has a window encoding:
- the LOC125979973 gene encoding poly [ADP-ribose] polymerase tankyrase-1 isoform X2, producing MNALWSLPATHRHGNRSQRGEYKKDELLEAARSGNEEKLMALLTPLNVNCHASDGRKSTPLHLAAGYNRVRIVQLLLQHGADVHAKDKGGLVPLHNACSYGHYEVTELLLKHGACVNAMDLWQFTPLHEAASKNRIEVCSLLLSHGADPTLLNCHSKSSVDMAPTPELKERLSYEFKGHSLLQAAREADMAKAKRSLALEIINFKHPHTHETALHCAVASPHPKRRQVTELLLRKGANVNEKNKDFMTPLHVAAERAHNDIMEVLQKHGAKVNALDTLGQTALHRAALAGHLQTCRLLLGYGADASLVSLQGFTAAQMGNEAVQQILNENVPVRNSDVDFRLLEAAKAGDLDTVKSLCTAQNVNCRDLEGRHSTPLHFAAGYNRVQVVEYLLHHGADVHAKDKGGLVPLHNACSYGHYEVAELLVRHGASVNVADLWKFSPLHEAAAKGKYEICKLLLKHGADPSKKNRDGNTPLDLVKDGDTDIQDLLRGDAALLDAAKKGCLARVQKLCSPDNINCRDTQGRNSTPLHLAAGYNNLEVAEYLLEHGADVNAQDKGGLIPLHNAASYGHVDIAALLIKYNTCVNATDKWAFTPLHEAAQKGRTQLCALLLAHGADPTMKNQEGQTPLDLATADDIRALLIDAMPPDALPSCLKPQATVVSASVVAAGATGGVVISPSPSPSSCLSAASSIDNLSTPLGDITVGGATGTADGASGSDRKEGEALLDMTINQFLKSLGLEHLREIFQREQISLDVLADMGHEELKEIGINAYGHRHKLIKGIERLLGGQQGANPYLTFHCSSQGTVLIDLAPDDKEFQSVEEELQSTIREHRDGGNAGGVFSQYNIIKIQKVVNKKLRERYAHRQKEIVDENHNHHNERMLFHGSPFINAIIHKGFDERHAYIGGMFGAGIYFAENSSKSNQYVYGIGGGTGCPTHKDRSCYVCHRQMLFCRVTLGKSFLQFSAMKMAHAPPGHHSVIGRPSVNGLAYAEYVIYRGEQAYPEYLITYQIVKPESVATPPAPAEQKS from the exons ATGAACGCGCTGTGGTCGCTGCCGGCAACGCATCGTCACGGCAACCGGAGCCAGCGGG GTGAATACAAGAAGGATGAGCTGCTGGAGGCAGCGAG GAGCGGGAACGAGGAGAAGCTAATGGCTCTGCTTACACCGCTTAACGTCAACTGCCACGCCAGTGACGGCCGCAAG TCCACTCCGCTCCACCTGGCGGCGGGATACAACCGGGTGAGGATAGTTCAACTGTTACTACAGCACGGCGCAGATGTTCACGCCAAGGACAAGGG tGGTCTGGTCCCGCTACACAACGCCTGCTCCTACGGACACTATGAAGTTACTGAACTGCTGCTAAAG CACGGCGCCTGTGTCAACGCCATGGACCTGTGGCAGTTCACCCCGCTGCACGAGGCGGCATCCAAAAACCGGATTGAGGTTTGCTCCCTGCTGCTGAGCCACGGCGCCGACCCTACCCTGCTCAACTGTCACAGCAAGAGCTCCGTGGACATGGCGCCCACCCCTGAGCTCAAGGAGAGACTCTCGT ATGAGTTTAAGGGCCATTCGCTGCTTCAAGCCGCTCGGGAAGCTGACATGGCCAAGGCGAAGAGGAGTCTGGCATTGGAGATCATTAACTTCAAACACCCTCACACACACGAAACGGCGCTG cATTGTGCTGTCGCATCGCCCCACCCTAAAAGGAGACAGGTGACGGAGTTGTTACTGAGAAAGGGAGCTAACGTTAATGAGAAGAATAAAGA TTTTATGACACCCCTACATGTGGCTGCGGAGCGTGCTCATAATGATATTATGGAGGTGCTACAAAAACATGGCGCCAAG GTGAACGCTTTGGACACGCTGGGTCAAACAGCGTTGCACCGTGCGGCGCTGGCAGGCCATTTGCAGACCTGCCGTCTGTTGCTAGGATACGGGGCGGACGCCTCGCTGGTGTCGCTGCAGGGCTTCACCGCTGCTCAGATGGGAAATGAGGCTGTTCAGCAGATTCTCAACG AAAACGTCCCTGTCAGAAATTCCGATGTGGACTTCAGACTTCTCGAAGCTGCTAAAGCCGGAGACTTGGACACTGTCAAG TCATTGTGCACGGCTCAGAACGTGAACTGCCGAGACTTAGAAGGACGACACTCCACCCCGCTTCATTTTGCCGCCGGCTACAACAGAGTGCAGGTGGTGGAGTACCTGCTTCACCACGGGGCCGACGTGCACGCCAAGGACAAAGG CGGCCTCGTTCCCCTCCATAACGCCTGCTCGTACGGTCACTACGAGGTAGCCGAGCTGCTGGTCAGACACGGCGCTTCGGTCAACGTGGCCGACCTGTGGAAATTCTCACCGCTGCACGAAGCTGCCGCCAAGGGCAAATATGAAATCTGCAAACTGCTGCTCAAG CACGGCGCAGACCCTAGCAAAAAAAACAGAGATGGAAACACACCCCTGGACCTGGTGAAGGACGGCGACACGGACATCCAGGACCTCCTGAGAGGTGATGCCGCCTTGCTGGATGCAGCCAAGAAGGGCTGCTTGGCTAGAGTGCAGAAATTATGCAGCCCGGACAACATCAACTGTCGGGATACGCAAGGACGAAACTCCACCCCTTTGCATCTCGCAG CTGGCTACAACAACCTGGAAGTGGCCGAGTATCTGTTGGAGCACGGAGCCGACGTGAACGCGCAGGACAAAGGCGGTCTGATACCTTTGCACAACGCCGCCTCGTACGGG CATGTGGACATCGCCGCCCTCCTCATCAAGTACAACACGTGCGTGAACGCCACCGACAAATGGGCCTTCACGCCGCTCCACGAGGCGGCGCAGAAGGGGCGGACGCAGCTCTGCGCTCTGCTTTTGGCCCACGGGGCCGATCCCACcatgaagaaccaggaaggacAAACGCCGCTGGATTTGGCAACA GCCGATGACATCAGAGCGTTGCTGATCGATGCCATGCCACCCGACGCCTTGCCCAGCTGTCTGAAACCACAGGCCACAGTG GTGAGTGCCAGTGTAGTAGCAGCAGGCGCCACAGGGGGCGTGGTTATCTCTCCCTCACCGTCGCCATCATCTTGCCTGTCGGCCGCCAGCAGCATCGATAACCTGTCCACGCCCCTCGGGGACATCACGGTGGGCGGGGCCACCGGGACGGCAGACGGAGCATCCGGCTCGGACAGGAAGGAAGGGGAGG CGCTACTGGATATGACCATCAACCAGTTCTTAAAGAGTCTGGGACTGGAACACCTCCGAGAAATCTTCCAGAGAGAACAG ATCTCACTGGACGTGTTGGCAGACATGGGCCACGAGGAGCTAAAGGAGATCGGAATCAACGCCTACGGGCACAGACACAAACTCATCAAGGGCATCGAGCGGCTGCTGGGAGGTCAGCAAG GTGCTAACCCGTACCTGACGTTCCACTGCTCCAGCCAGGGCACCGTGCTTATCGACCTGGCCCCGGACGACAAGGAGTTCCAGTCGGTGGAGGAAGAA CTGCAGAGCACCATCAGAGAGCACCGCGACGGCGGCAACGCCGGCGGCGTCTTCAGCCAGTACAACATCATCAAG ATTCAGAAGGTAGTGAACAAGAAGTTACGGGAGAGATACGCGCACAGGCAGAAGGAGATTGTTGACGAAAATCACAACCACCACAACGAGCGCATGCTTTTTCACG GCTCTCCCTTCATCAACGCCATCATCCACAAAGGCTTCGACGAGCGCCACGCCTACATCGGCGGCATGTTCGGCGCCGGCATCTACTTTGCCGAGAACTCCTCCAAAAGCAACCAGTACGTTTACGGCATAGGCGGCGGCACGGGTTGTCCCACCCACAAAGATCGCTCCTGCTACGTTTGTCACAG GCAGATGTTGTTCTGCAGAGTGACGCTGGGTAAGTCCTTTCTTCAATTCAGCGCCATGAAGATGGCACACGCGCCGCCCGGACATCACTCGGTTATCGGGCGGCCCAGCGTCAACGGGCTGGCCTACGCCGAGTACGTCATCTACAGAGgagagcag GCTTACCCGGAGTACTTGATCACGTACCAGATTGTCAAACCGGAAAGCGTGGCCACGCCCCCCGCCCCGGCCGAGCAGAAGTCTTAA